The following coding sequences lie in one Oncorhynchus kisutch isolate 150728-3 linkage group LG17, Okis_V2, whole genome shotgun sequence genomic window:
- the LOC109907020 gene encoding SAM pointed domain-containing Ets transcription factor-like — MGSPGCDRVGSTVPLPLMSFSDYSHSGSALRAWEEEEDTKPPRGLISVPKHTAPERSLQGVFLPCFDMLLTENSSWLLKKSDAAPPVLPCKALEQCPVINSQGLGLPSGLEGQVEERCLEQVQSMVLGEVLKDIETACILLNITPDPMEWNCGNVQKWLLWTEHLYRLPQVDKVFQELSGKDLCSMTEEDFRQRSMQCGDLLYAHLDIWRSAACMKEPCTPGDNRLHGAEESWPKADSSCSGQPIHLWQFLRELLLKPHNYGHCIRWLNKEKGIFKIEDSAYVSRLWGIRKNRPAMNYDKLSRSIRQYYKKGIIRKPDVSQRLVYQFVHPV; from the exons ATGGGGAGTCCAGGCTGTGACCGCGTGGGGAGCACAGTGCCCCTTCCCCTGATGAGTTTCAGTGACTACTCCCACAGTGGGTCTGCCCTAAGggcctgggaggaggaggaggacaccaAGCCGCCCCGGGGACTGATAAGTGTGCCTAAACACACCGCTCCTGAACGCAGTCTGCAAGGGGTCTTCCTGCCCTGCTTCGACATGCTCCTCACTGAAAACAGCTCGTGGCTGTTGAAGAAGTCTGATGCAGCGCCCCCTGTGCTCCCCTGTAAGGCCCTGGAGCAGTGCCCTGTCATCAACAGCCAGGGCCTGGGGCTCCCCTCTGGGCTAGAGGGACAGGTTGAGGAACGCTGTCTGGAGCAGGTTCAGAGCATGGTGTTGGGAGAGGTACTGAAGGACATAGAGACTGCCTGCATACTGCTGAACATTACTCCAG ACCCCATGGAGTGGAATTGTGGGAACGTCCAGAAGTGGCTGCTGTGGACAGAACACCTGTACAGACTACCCCAGGTGGACAAGGTGTTCCAGGAGCTCAGTGGAAAGGATCTGTGCTCCATGACAGAGGAGGACTTCAGGCAGCGCTCAATGCAGTGTGGAGACCTGCTGTACGCTCATCTGGACATCTGGAGATCAG CTGCATGCATGAAGGAGCCCTGCACACCAGGAGATAACAGGTTACATGGTGCTGAGGAGTCATGGCCAAAGGCAGACTCCTCCTGCTCAGGCCAGCCCATCCACCTGTGGCAGTTTCTTAGAGAGCTGCTCCTCAAGCCGCACAACTACGGACACTGCATCCGCTGGCTCAACAAGGAGAAAG GAATCTTCAAAATAGAAGACTCGGCTTATGTGTCCAGGTTATGGGGCATCAGGAAGAACCGTCCAGCTATGAACTATGACAAGCTGAGTCGCTCTATCCGACAGTACTACAAGAAGGGCATCATCCGTAAGCCTGATGTGTCCCAGAGACTGGTCTACCAGTTTGTCCACCCTGTATGA